The sequence TCGACGACGCGGGCCGCGCGGCCGCCCGTGACCTCAACAAGTTCGCCTCCGAGGCACGGGCCGGCAAGATGCAGACGACCGGCCTCTCCGCGGCCGATAAACTCGCCCTGGCCGACACCGCGGGCCCCGGCGGCCCGGCGGAGATGAACGAGCTGCTCAGCGCGAACGACCTCGAACGCTCCGGCCGGTACATGGAGAAGATGAACGCCCACGACCGTGCCGCGTTCGACAAGATGCTGGCCGACTCCAAGTCGCCGCAGGAACGCGCCTACCTGGTCAAGGCGTTGGCCGCAGGGTACGACCTCGACGAAGTATCGGATTTCCGCGGAAAGATCCACGGCAAGGACCCGGCCTGGCTCCAGCGTCACCTCACCCCGGTGACCACCGCCGCGGACAGCATGAACGACGAGGGCCGCGCCAAGGACGGCAGGAACAACAACACCGACGACCAGGCCTTCAACGGCGAACGGTGGTCGCAGGACGGAAACACCTGCGTGCCGTCCTCCACCGTGAGCGCACGGGCCATGGTCGACCCCGTCTACGCCCTCGGACTGACCGGCGGTCCCTCGGGCCAGGAGGACGACCCCGACGCCTTCCGCGACCGCCTGGGCGACGAACAGCAGCGGGTGCACGACGAGGGCGACGGGAACTACGACTACGACTTCCCGTTCTCCCGGCACCCCGACGGCATGGACAACGACGGCAAGACCACCGTTGTCGACAAGGAGATCAGCCCGCACACGGGTGCGTCGTACGACTTCCAGGAGACCAAGAGCGCCGATGCCCGGCGCGATGTGCTGCCGGACATCGAGAAGTCCGTGGCCGACGGCAAGCCGGTGCCGATCGGCGTCGAGGGGTACAAGGACGGTGACCGCAGCGGCCACGCGATGATGATCATCGGCCAGGAGGGCGACAAGCTCCAGGTCTACAACCCCTGGGGCACCACCACCTGGGTCAGTGAGGACGACTTCGTCAACGGCCACATGGACAAGGCCTCCGACAACCGCATGCCCGACGCCTACGCCGTCCACCTGCCCGCCGACTGAAGCGACCCATGATGCGCACACACCTGACGAACGCCGCCCTTCGCCGGGGACTCGTACCGGCACTCACCACGCTCACCGCCCTCGCCGCGCTCACCGGATGCGGTCTCATCGGTCCCGCCACGTACGACACGGACGAGACCGCCATCGAGGCCGACTCCGGCGAGGAGTTCACGCTGTCCGTGCCCTCCAACGCCTCGCTCGGCGAACGCTGGTACGTGGCCGAGCCCAAGCCCGCCGCCGATGTGCTGCGCGCGACAGGCGAGGACCAGAAGAACTCGGGGAGCGACGCGGACGGGGCCGGCGACGGCAGCCAGCTCTTCCGGTTCAAGGCCGTCGGCCGCGGAAGCGCCAAGATCCGGCTGATCCACTGCCCCGTGCACGCCTGCATCGACAAGGGTGAGGACTCCGCCACGGCTTCTCCGCCCCCGTCCCCGTCCCCCGGCTCCACGGCCGCACCGGCACAGGTTCGTCCGACCTACCACACCTACACCGTCACCGTGAAGTGACCGATTCCGAGACAGGTATGCATCCCACCCCTCCCCCAGGCAAGACCGACGACGAACTCGCGACGCTCGATGTCGCGGCGCTGCTGCGCTACGGCATCGGATTCGGCGGCTCGCACCGCACCACGCTCTTCGGGGACGGCGCGGTGAGCGCCGCCGTCGTACTCGACCGGCAGGGCGTCCTTCCGCGGGCGGTCGCCTTCCTCGCCGCAGTCGTCCGCAGCGGCGGGACCGGCTACGCCGCGACGCTCCCCGAGCCGGTGCCGGGCGACGCCGCGTCCCAACTGGTGCGTGGCTGGCTGCAGTCGGCCGCGCCCCTGGTGCGTACCGTGGACGGCGACCAGGACGTCGCCCGGTGGCTGGAGTCCGTCGCCGCCCTGATGGCGCTCCGGCTCACGTACCGGGCCAGGACCGCGGGGCCCGGCACCGGCTGAGCGGGCGACGGCCGCCTACCTACCTTCGGGCTCCGCCGGAGCGACGGGCTCCGCCGGGACGACAGGCCGAGCCGGGGCGACAGGCCGAGCCGGGACAACGGGCTGCGCCGGAGCGACGGGCTGTGCAGCCACTCGGCTCCGTGGCGCGGCTTCCGGGGCCGGGCGCTGCATCTTCCCCGTCTTCCCCCGCATCCGCGACACCGCGACGCCGGACAGGCAGAGAAGGCCGCCGCAGAGCGTCAGCAGGCCGGGCACCTCACCGAGGAACAGCCAGGACAGGAAGACGACGAGCACCGGCACCGCGTAGGTCGTGGTGCCCATCTTCCCGACGGTCGTCCGCGACACCGCGTAGGCCCACGTGGTGAACGCAAGGGCCGTCGGGAAGATGCCCAGGTACACGATCTGCAGCGTGGCCGCCACAGGAGCCCGGCTCACCTGCGACACCAACTGCCCGGCGAACGGCAGACAGGCCACCGCCCCGGAGAGCGCACCGAACGTCGTCACCTGCATCGGTGTGGCGTGCTTCAGCGTCGGCTTCTGCAGCACCACACCCACCGCGTTCGCCAGCGCCGCGAACAAGCACAGCAGTACGCCGACGAGAGACGACTGTCCCCCGCCGGACAGGGACAGCCCGACCACCACGGCCCCGGTGAACGACACCGCCATGCCCGCCAGCAGCTTGCGCGGGAAGCCCTCCTTGAGCAGCCATCCGCCCAACAGCGCCATCAGAATCGGCCCGATATTGATGACCAGGGCGGCTGTTCCGGCATCCACGTGCTGCTCGCCCGAGTTCAACGCCACCATGTACGCGCCGAACCACAGGACCCCCGAGGCCACGATGCCGGGCCAGGCCTCGCGCGGCGGGAATCCACCGCCCCGAACGAGCAGCAGGACACTCAGCACAACGGACGCCACCAGCAGCCTGCCCAGGGCAAGCGCACCCGGCCCGAAATCCGCGGCGCAGTTGCGGATCACGATGAATGCCGAGGCCCACAGCAGCACGGTGACCAGGGCCGCCGCGACCGCTCGGCCGTCCAGCCCGCCCACGGAGCCGGCCTCGCAGCTCCCTGTCGTTATTTCCCTCTGTCGGCTCACGATGTGCCCTCCCGGATTCTCTTTACGCTCACCCTGAAATATCCAGGCGGATACGATGCCGAACTCCGGGACGAGCCGGCGCGGAAACCGCCACCGCTAAAGCAACATGTACGGGCTTCACGACAATTACTCCTGGGGAAGCGCTTCTTCGGGAAGTTCCATCACAACAGCCGCCGTCCGAAAGGGCCAGCGAAGTTTGCTGAAGGTGGGGTATTAGCATCGCTTCATGTTCGACCTCAATCGCCTGCGTGCGCTGCGCGCCGTGGCCACGCACGGCTCGGTGACGGGCGCGGCCGCCGCTCTGGGCTACACGCCGTCCGCCGTCTCCCAGCAGATCGCCAAGCTGGAGCGCGAGACCGGCTCCCCACTGCTCGACCGGCAGGGCGGCAAGGTCGGGCTCACGCCCGCGGCCTGGCTGCTCGCCGAGGCGACGGACGAGGTCATGGCGGTGCTGGAGCAAGCCCGCTCGCGCCTGGAGGAAGAGCGCGACCAGCCCACCGGTCAGCTGGTGCTGGCCACGTTCCCCACCGCCTGCCGGGGCTTCGTCGCCGCCTCGCTCGCCGATCTCGCCGGGCGCCACCGCGCCCTGGACTGCCGGCTGGTGGAGTGTGACCCCAACGTCGCCATCAGCCTTGTCGTACGGGGTGAGGCGGATCTTGCGGTCGTGCACGACTGGCACAACACCCCCCTGACGCTTCCCGCCTCGCTGTCCGTCACCGAGCTGGGTGAGGACATCGCCGACGTGATCCTGCCCGAAGGGCACCCGCTCGCCGACCGGGAGAGCGTGACCCCGTACGACCTGCGAGGGGAACGCTGGATCGGGCACGGCCCAGGGGCCATGTGCCATGAGTGGCTGGTGCGTTCCTTCTCCGATCTCGGCATCGAACCGGACCTCGCCTACAAGGTCGGAGAGTTCGAGTCGCAAATAGCGTTACTGGCGGCGGGGTTGGGCGTCGCCATGCTGCCCCGGCTCGGCCGCGGCGCCCTGCCTCCCACCGTCCGTGTCGTCCCGATGCACCCCGCGCCCTCCCGCAAGCTGTCGGCCGTCTGGCGCTCCCAGGCCGACCGCAGGCCCGCGGTTCACGCGGCCTTGGCGGCGCTGCGGGGGCGCCGGCCGGGCGCGGATGCCATCCCCACGCGGGCCTGATGCGGGAGCACAACCCGGCACCTGCCGTCTCTTTGGCACACCAGTCACACCCGATGACTCACACCCGATGACTCATGCCCGATGACTCATGCCCGATGACTCATGCCCGAGGTCTAGCGTCTGAGGACTCAGGTGCCCGAGGCCTCACGGACGGCGGTGTGCTGCGTCGCCGCGGCCACCGGGGCCCAGGAGTCCGGTCGCCTCGAAGGGGGTGCGGGCAGCCAGCCGGGGAAGCTCCCGCCGTGAGAGCCGGGTGACGACGGCCGGCAGGGCGGCACGTACCACCTGTGCCGCCCGGAGCCAGGCCGGTACGTAGACGGCAACGGCACGGCGTTCCACGGCGGTGACCATCCGGGCGGCGACCCACTCGGCCGGGTAGACCTTCCTCGCGGGCAAAGGCATGTGGGCGCGGAGTTCGCGCAGCACAGGGTGCTGGTCCGCGTCCCGGATCATGTCGGTGTCGGTCCAGTTCAGATAGGCGATTCCGACGCCCACGCGGTGCGAGGCGAATTCGGCACGCAGCGAGTGCGCGAAGGATTCCACCCCGGCCTTGGAAGCGCAGTAGGCGCTCATCAGGGGCGCGGCTCCGATGGAGGCCGTTGAGGCGATCTGCAGGAAGTATCCGTGTGCGGCGAGCAGGTCCGGCAGGAAGGAGCGCGCGGTGATCGCACTGCCGGTCAGGTTGACCTCGATCACCCGGCGCCAGGTTGCCGGATCGGACTCGGCGAAGGGCCCGCCCTCGGCGATCCCGGCGTTCGCGACGACGACGGACACCGGTCCCAGGCGGTCGTGGACCTCCTGTGCCACCTGCCGCATGGCGTCGTCGTCGGTGACATCGACCGCCCAGCAGCACGCTGTTACCGGAAGGGACGACGCCACGCGGCGCAGCGTCGCTTCCTCCCGCCCCAGCAGGGCCACCCGCGCTCCTCGCCGGGCCAGCTCGCGGGCGATTTCCTTTCCCAGACCGCGGGCCGCTCCGGTCACCACCGCGGTGCGTCCGTGCAGCGCATGCGGTCGCCGCGAGCCGGCCCTCGCACGCGGTCGCGGTGAGCGCGGTGAGCACGACATCGAGATCTCCCCACTCCGGACGACGATCGGTCGGGCTCCTTTCACGGTAGGCGCGTCGGGGCACCGGCGCGCGCCACGCAGCGGGCCGCCCGTGGTGCTCGGACCGCGCATCCGCCGGGCATCCCGTCCGGCTCCCCCGGGCGCCGTTCGACTCCGCCGGCCATCCCGTCCGGCCCCACCGGCCACGCACTCGGTTCCGCACCATGGTCGTCCCGTCCGGCGGACCGCTTTTCGGTACCTTGCGCGAACGGGTGGCACGTTGTGCGTACGCGTGCCAACCTTCTGTAATCATCGGCGGCTGCCGTTGCCGTCGCTGACGTCGCAGCGGCTGTCATCCCAGTCGCCGGCTGCACAGTCGCCGGCTGCGGACCCGCTGTCCGCACCGTCGCTGTCTTCACGGGGGGCCGAACAGCGTGAAGGAACGTCCGTTGGGGATACAGGGCATCGAGGCCCTGTACGAGGAGTGCCGCAGCCGGCTGCAAGACGGCAGAGACGCCGCCGGCGGGCGCGGGCTTCCCACCGTCGTCCTTGTCGGACCGCGTGGCAGCGGCAAGACCACCACCCTGAACTGGCTCGGCTACCTCGGTTCACGACGCCCGCACGCGTACTTCGACTTCGGCTCCGCCACGCCCCGCAGGCCCCATGAGGTCGCCGGCCGTCTGGCGTACGGGCTGTCGCACCGCTTTCCCCGGCAGACCCCCCTGGTCTTCCCGCGGCTGACGCTGGGCCTGGCCGTGGTGGCCCCCGAGCTGTCGCTGGACGCGACGGATCCCGAGCGGGCCAAGAAGCAGCTCCGCCAGGCGCTGCGCGGCCCCCAGGAGCCCAACGCCGCAGGTGACCGGGTCGCCGCGGTGGCCGGGTTGCTGCAGGACCTCAACCTGGTTCGGATCCCCGGCGTCAGCCTGCTGGCCAGCCTCATCCGGCAGCCGCCCAGCATGCCGCTGCGGGTGACCCGGCACACCGGATTCGCCTGGTACGCCGGTCCGTTGGCCGCCCTGGACGCGCTGGTCGAACTCAACCAGCTGAGCAAGAGCGAGGAGCCGGCGGACCGGGCCACGGCGGACCGGCGGCTGTGCGAGGCGTTCCTGGCCGATCTGCGCGGTGAGTACGCGCGCCGCCAACGCGACCGCAACTGCGTCGTGCTGCTGGACAACATCGATGCTCCCGGCGGGCGCGAATTCCTGGACCTGCTCATGGAGCTCCGGGACGCCAGCGGGCAACCGGATCCGCTCCTGACCGTGGCCGCGGCGTCGAACGTCGGCCGGGTGCCGGCGATGTTCGCCGCCGGCCCGGCAGGGGTGCGGCTCCGGCCCCCCGAGCAGGCCGGCTACGCCGACTGGGAAGCGGCCATCCCGGACCCGCCGCCGAACCGGTCCTGGCGCTGGTACTGCGTTCAGCTGCGCGGCCTGACCGCCGGCGAGACCGCCCAGCTCGGCACGAACATCGCCGCGCGGCTTCCGGAGGCCCCACTGCTCGCCCACCGGTTGACCGACGGACATCCGTGGAGCGTCCGGCAACTGCTCACCGCCTCGGCGCGCCTCGTGGGCCGCGAGGATCCGGAGAGGCTGCTGCGCGCGGTGCTCTCCGGCACCACGCCGTCCGCGGAAGGCGCCGACGAAGGACCGCTGCTGGAAGAGGAGGCGCGGCAGTACCTGCTGCGCGACCTGACCGACGACCAGCACCGTGCGCTCGTCGAGTGCTGTGCCGCCCGTGAGTTCGATGCCGCATGCGACGCGGGACTCCTCGACCGCTTCCAGTTGCACACCCGCGATTCGCTGGCCCGGGTGGTCGCGACCAGATTGTGGCTGACCGATCCGGTCCCCCAGGATGCCGAGGCCCGCGGTGGCCGGGGCAGCGGATATCTGGAAGGCATCCATCCGCACCCGTTACGCGGCAGCTCCGTCCTGCATCCGTGGCTGCGCCTGCTGCTGTTGCAGGAGCTGGCCGTCCGCCCGGACCGCTGGACGGCCGTCCACGGACAGTTGCGCACCTGGCACGCCCATCACGGCCACCCGCTGGAAGTGCTGTACCACTCCCTGGCGCTGCACCGGCTGGACGACGTCATCGAGCATCTCGCCCGGCGTCTGGCCGAACTCTCCGACACGGACGTCTGGTTGTACGAGCTGTACACGATCACCGCCGCACCACTGCGCGAACCGGTGCTACCGGAGCAGCCCGCCACGCTGCGTCTGGAGCAGTTGGCCGCCGATCTCGCACCCCGCTCGTTCGCCGAGCACACGCCCCTGACCCTGCTGGTCGTCGGGCTGTGGCTGGCGTCCGATCCGCGCAACCGGCTGCCCGGCACGAATCCCGAGCTCAACCGGACCATCAACGCGATGCTCCAGGACCTTGCCATGCGCTCCGTCCCCCGCCGGATCGGGCTCATGCACGAGGCCGCGAAGTACGTGTGAGCACACCGCAGCACCCCGTCTCTAGGAGCCGGCACCATGCATCTGACCCCGCAACCCGCCGACGCACTCCCCCCGTGGTGGAAGGGGTGGCGAGGAATCGCCGCCCTCGTCCTCGCGCTGGCGCTGATAGCCGGCGGGCTCTGGTTCCTGTGGCCGGTGGCGGAGGACACCAGCTGCGCGGCGGACCAGCCGGGGCTGCACTGGGACGGCACCGGCCCGCAGCGGGAGTGTGTGGGGATCACGGATGAGAAGGCCTTCGCCTTCGACCCCCGTCTCAAGGGGATCACCGACCGGATCGCCCAGGAGAACCAACGCGTCCGCGCCCAGTGGGAGAAGCCCGCCTCCGGAAAGAGCCGTCTGCCCTACGTCAAGGTCGGTGTCCTGATGCCGATGACGGAGAGCGACACCAGCGCGCTGCCCCTCGCGGAGATCCGCTCGAGCCTGGAGGGCGTCTTCATCGCGCAGTGCCGGGCGAATGCCTGCCCCGAACTGTCCACGACCAGCTCCACCGGTATCCAGGGCAAGACACCGCTGATCCAGCTCGTCCTGGCCCATGAGGGCCGTAATGAGACGCATTGGAAGCCGGTGGTCCGGCAATTGGCCGACCTGGCCGACGACGAGCATCCCCTGGTCGCCGTCACCGGCATGGGCGTCAGCGTCCCGGAGACCCAGGCAGCGGCCACCGAACTCAGCCGGCTGAAGATCCCCGCGATCGGTGCGGTCCTGACCGCCACCGACCTCAACTCACCACGTCTGTTCAAGGTGTCACCGTCCAACGTCGACTACGCCAAGGCGCTCCGCCGGTATCTGGACCACTCTCCGCTGGCGAGGCACCGCGGCTACCTCGTCTTCGACAGCAGGGACGACAACTACGTGAAGACCATGCGCAAGGCGTTCGACGAGGAGTTCAGCGACTACATCGGCCGGCGGCGCGCCTCATTCGTCGGCACGACCGGCCACAACCCCGCGGGTATCCCCCGGCTCTTCTACAACGCCGTCAACAACATCTGCTTGACCAAGGCGCAAGTGATCTTCTATGCCGGGCGCGACCGCGATCTCGCCGATCTCGTCCGTGCCCTGTCCACCCGCAGCCAGTGCGGTCACGATGCGCCGATCACGGTGATGACCGGGGCCACCGGGGCGTTCGCGCAGGGACAGCAGGTGCAGAGCCTGCTCAGGGACAACAAGATCACCATTCTGAACGTCTCGGCGACGAGTCCCGCCCAGTGGGTCCGCGGCGTCCATGCCCCGTCCGGCTTCAAACCCTTCCACCAAGCCCTGCGGGACCTGCAGTTCCCCGACTCGGTGATGGACGACGGATACGCGATCATGCACCATGACGCCGTGCTGACCGCGATCTGGGCCACCCGCAATGTCACCGGCCAGACCGGCAAGGAAGCGCCCGACGTCCAGGACGTGTACAACGAAATCACCAATCTGCATGACGCGAGCACCGTCCCCGCGGCCGGCGGCGAGCTCAGCTTCGACGACGCTTCCCACGGCTGGCCGCACAACAAGCCGATTCCCGTCATCCGGCTGCCCGAGCCCCTCAAGGACCCCGGCCCGCCCTACCTGGTGCCGTGACCTGGGCCGGAGCAAGGGAGCGCGACCCCGTAATCCGCGACCTCGTGAGACGGCGTCAACTTCGGTGGTTAAACTTTCCATTACCGACGCGGCGGTGGCGGCGTCCAGGGCAAGGGGAGCTCGATGGGTGACGGACTCAAGGCGGACATCGGGTCGTTGCGTACGGGTGGCACCGACTTCCACCGGATCGGCAAGGACTACCAGGCTCTCGTCAACACGCTGCAGAGTGGTCTTACCTCCCTCGAAGGCCAGGACACGCCGCCGTGGGGTGACGACGACCTGGGGGAGAAGTTCGGCGTCGTCTACGAGGGTCTGCGGGACGGCATGTACGAGTCGATGGGCCACCTGGCGTCGAAGCTCCAGGAAATCGGCGGCGGACTGCAGAACATGGCCAAGAACCACGAGGCCGACGAAGACTTCAACGAGTCCATGATGAAGCAGCATGTCGCGAACGAAGAAGCGGAGAGCCGGCTGATCGCCCAGGTCAAGCGGCCCAGCGTTTAGGGTCGCCGGCTTCCGGCCTCCGGCCCGGTTTACCGACGGGTCTCCTCGTCACTGTTGCCGGGCATTGTTGTGCTCAGGCTCGGTTCCAGTTCCAGTTCCAGTTCCAGTTCCAGTTCCAGTTCCAGTTCCAGTTCCTTTCCGGTTTCAGTTCCTTTTCTAGTTCCGGTGCGGTTTCGACTCCGGTGCGGTTTCGGCTTTGGGGCCGTTTCGTTCTGGCTCCGGCTCAGTTTCCGTTCTGGCTCCTACTCCCTTTCCTGATCTGGCGCGGTTTCTGTTCTCGCTCGGCTCCTGCTCTGCCTCGATGACGCCGTCCTGACTTACACCGACAGTCCTTGATCCGTACGTACCCGAACCGCCTTACGTACCCAAGCCTCCGTACGTAACAAGCCGCCGTACATGCCCAACCTCCCTGCATGACCAAGCCGCCGTACGTAACCAAACCTCCGTACGCACCCGAGTCACATCAGCCAAGGGGAACGCCGCCGTGTCGTTGATGCTGCCGGACGCACTTGAGTGGGTCCTGGAAATGCTGGGGTTCAACTGGCCCACGGCGGACGAAGACAAGTTGATGGACTCCGCCCAGAAGTGGCGGGACTTCGCGTCCGGGGTGGAAGATCTCCACTTCCAGGGCGTCAAGGCGGCCGGCGATGTGACGTCGCAGAATTCCGGCGACTCCATCGACGGTTTCCACACCACATGGGAGAAATTCGCGGGCGGCTCGGGCTACTTCGCCGACGCCCGTAGTGCCGCGAATGCCATCGCCACCGCTCTCGACGCCGCGGCCGGACTCGTCATCGGGATGAAAGTCGCGGTGATCACGCAGTTGGCGATCCTCGCCGCGGAAATCATCGCGGCTCAAGCAGCAGCACCCTTCACCTTCGGGTTGTCCGAGGCAGCGGCCGTGGCGGCGACCGCCGCGACCCGGGCAATCGCGCGGAAGATCATCAAGGAGGTCGCCAAGCAACTGCTCGACGCGGCTCTGGAGACGGCAAAGGAACCCGCCGTCTCGGCGCTGCAGGCCATGATCTCGGACGTCATCGCGCAGTCCGTGAACATGAACTTCGATGCGCAGAACGGCTTCGACGTCGGCCGTACGGTGAAGAAGGGCGCCGAGGAGGGCGTCAACGCACTCAAGAACTCCGGCCAGACGTTCGCCGAGTCGCTGCGTGACGGTGCGGGCGCCAAGGCCGGGCATCACGTACGCAACGGGATGGAATCGGCGGCGGGGCACGGCTCCGACGCGGATTCCGGGCACGATTCCGCCCCAGATACGGGCGGAGAGTCCGGTAAGGGGTTGTCCGGGGGTAACGGCAGTGAGACCAGTAGCGGTGCCGACAGCGGTGGTTCGGGGGCGGACTCCTCTTCTGGGGGATCCTCGTCCTCCTCGGCTTCGTCCTCCTCGGGGGCGTCGGGCAACGCTTCCGGGGGTGCTCGGGGTGACGCTCCGGGTGGTGACGGGTC is a genomic window of Streptomyces sp. Edi2 containing:
- a CDS encoding EamA family transporter encodes the protein MGGLDGRAVAAALVTVLLWASAFIVIRNCAADFGPGALALGRLLVASVVLSVLLLVRGGGFPPREAWPGIVASGVLWFGAYMVALNSGEQHVDAGTAALVINIGPILMALLGGWLLKEGFPRKLLAGMAVSFTGAVVVGLSLSGGGQSSLVGVLLCLFAALANAVGVVLQKPTLKHATPMQVTTFGALSGAVACLPFAGQLVSQVSRAPVAATLQIVYLGIFPTALAFTTWAYAVSRTTVGKMGTTTYAVPVLVVFLSWLFLGEVPGLLTLCGGLLCLSGVAVSRMRGKTGKMQRPAPEAAPRSRVAAQPVAPAQPVVPARPVAPARPVVPAEPVAPAEPEGR
- a CDS encoding ABC transporter substrate-binding protein; the protein is MHLTPQPADALPPWWKGWRGIAALVLALALIAGGLWFLWPVAEDTSCAADQPGLHWDGTGPQRECVGITDEKAFAFDPRLKGITDRIAQENQRVRAQWEKPASGKSRLPYVKVGVLMPMTESDTSALPLAEIRSSLEGVFIAQCRANACPELSTTSSTGIQGKTPLIQLVLAHEGRNETHWKPVVRQLADLADDEHPLVAVTGMGVSVPETQAAATELSRLKIPAIGAVLTATDLNSPRLFKVSPSNVDYAKALRRYLDHSPLARHRGYLVFDSRDDNYVKTMRKAFDEEFSDYIGRRRASFVGTTGHNPAGIPRLFYNAVNNICLTKAQVIFYAGRDRDLADLVRALSTRSQCGHDAPITVMTGATGAFAQGQQVQSLLRDNKITILNVSATSPAQWVRGVHAPSGFKPFHQALRDLQFPDSVMDDGYAIMHHDAVLTAIWATRNVTGQTGKEAPDVQDVYNEITNLHDASTVPAAGGELSFDDASHGWPHNKPIPVIRLPEPLKDPGPPYLVP
- a CDS encoding SDR family oxidoreductase, encoding MSCSPRSPRPRARAGSRRPHALHGRTAVVTGAARGLGKEIARELARRGARVALLGREEATLRRVASSLPVTACCWAVDVTDDDAMRQVAQEVHDRLGPVSVVVANAGIAEGGPFAESDPATWRRVIEVNLTGSAITARSFLPDLLAAHGYFLQIASTASIGAAPLMSAYCASKAGVESFAHSLRAEFASHRVGVGIAYLNWTDTDMIRDADQHPVLRELRAHMPLPARKVYPAEWVAARMVTAVERRAVAVYVPAWLRAAQVVRAALPAVVTRLSRRELPRLAARTPFEATGLLGPGGRGDAAHRRP
- a CDS encoding LysR family transcriptional regulator → MFDLNRLRALRAVATHGSVTGAAAALGYTPSAVSQQIAKLERETGSPLLDRQGGKVGLTPAAWLLAEATDEVMAVLEQARSRLEEERDQPTGQLVLATFPTACRGFVAASLADLAGRHRALDCRLVECDPNVAISLVVRGEADLAVVHDWHNTPLTLPASLSVTELGEDIADVILPEGHPLADRESVTPYDLRGERWIGHGPGAMCHEWLVRSFSDLGIEPDLAYKVGEFESQIALLAAGLGVAMLPRLGRGALPPTVRVVPMHPAPSRKLSAVWRSQADRRPAVHAALAALRGRRPGADAIPTRA
- a CDS encoding protease inhibitor I42 family protein produces the protein MMRTHLTNAALRRGLVPALTTLTALAALTGCGLIGPATYDTDETAIEADSGEEFTLSVPSNASLGERWYVAEPKPAADVLRATGEDQKNSGSDADGAGDGSQLFRFKAVGRGSAKIRLIHCPVHACIDKGEDSATASPPPSPSPGSTAAPAQVRPTYHTYTVTVK
- a CDS encoding peptidoglycan-binding protein — its product is MAEQGSTTERRAKLEECYKRLLDCDDKNDMIAEINTALAVPAPVGSPGTLELLGKRYRTQSKSADEVTHKVDQVATSGLPEVWVGKAGVSATEVVQAAARAAQQMSEALQKGGNALLSLSDAVGDAQKLDETGRGQLREALSILGSEDGFFDNMVDTDEEEDAIWRAGTVATAGVEKMRSAARSVDDAGRAAARDLNKFASEARAGKMQTTGLSAADKLALADTAGPGGPAEMNELLSANDLERSGRYMEKMNAHDRAAFDKMLADSKSPQERAYLVKALAAGYDLDEVSDFRGKIHGKDPAWLQRHLTPVTTAADSMNDEGRAKDGRNNNTDDQAFNGERWSQDGNTCVPSSTVSARAMVDPVYALGLTGGPSGQEDDPDAFRDRLGDEQQRVHDEGDGNYDYDFPFSRHPDGMDNDGKTTVVDKEISPHTGASYDFQETKSADARRDVLPDIEKSVADGKPVPIGVEGYKDGDRSGHAMMIIGQEGDKLQVYNPWGTTTWVSEDDFVNGHMDKASDNRMPDAYAVHLPAD